A region of uncultured Carboxylicivirga sp. DNA encodes the following proteins:
- a CDS encoding flavodoxin family protein: MHVVIFIGSPRKDGNTTAMANLLAGKLRDDETTVELFDLYDHDIEACIDCRECKKEQLVCMQTDGMRKLYAKMEEADVLVFGTPVYWFGPSGRTKLMIDRFKPYFINKKLYGKKGALLLPTAVDREESNLTIDQFRRLFKALGMEYLDAITIEAYEAGDVLKNNNLHDLIIDLKDRIIESHQNVLEE, encoded by the coding sequence ATGCATGTAGTAATATTCATAGGAAGTCCACGGAAAGATGGTAATACAACAGCTATGGCTAATTTATTAGCCGGTAAGTTAAGAGATGATGAGACCACTGTTGAATTATTTGATTTGTACGATCACGATATTGAAGCGTGTATTGACTGCAGGGAGTGTAAAAAGGAACAGCTCGTTTGTATGCAGACCGATGGAATGAGAAAGCTGTATGCTAAAATGGAAGAGGCCGATGTTTTGGTTTTTGGTACCCCTGTTTATTGGTTTGGTCCATCAGGACGAACCAAATTAATGATTGATCGCTTTAAACCTTATTTTATAAATAAAAAACTCTATGGCAAAAAAGGGGCACTTCTTCTGCCTACTGCTGTTGATAGAGAAGAAAGTAATTTGACTATTGATCAATTCAGGAGATTGTTTAAAGCTCTGGGAATGGAATATCTTGATGCTATTACAATTGAAGCATATGAGGCAGGAGATGTTCTTAAGAATAATAATCTGCACGATCTTATCATTGATTTAAAAGATCGTATTATCGAGAGTCATCAAAATGTTTTGGAAGAATAA
- a CDS encoding thioredoxin domain-containing protein, with amino-acid sequence MRSNKLIHETSPYLLQHAHNPVDWSPWSDEAFAKARKEDKLILISIGYSACHWCHVMEHESFEDDEVAALMNKHFICIKVDREERPDVDQIYMEAVQMISGRGGWPLNCFALPDGKPVWGGTYFPQEQWKQVLTSLSNIYQNERPKLLDQARHLTEGIQQHDFPELSILPKTADEETIIKNLNAHFDLINGGFGSAPKFPMPVALNLALQWGYLNKNNDLPGFSFLTLDKMANGGIYDQVGGGFARYSVDDHWFAPHFEKMLYDNAQLVSLYSIAYQITENEDYKRIVSETIGFTLHELTSTEGAFYSALDADSEGVEGKFYTWRYDDLKAIIGDDEHFYKYFNIRMNGNWEDGLNILHSSINRKDYAKNAGIDPLKFEQDLQTKLELLLQQRISRIRPGLDDKILTAWNSLMISALCDAYKTLGREDYLQSAEKALNYLLNVTLQKDGSLHRTSKNGFSKITGFLDDYAFLIQALINTYQVTFNEKYIQQALSLCQYVMDHFYDDANGIFYYTSSKGETLVARKTEIQDNVIPSSVGTMVQNLIHLSQLMHLPDYETIAEMLISKLYEQAEKNPVYYAQWALLSLLQNKRQEIVICGEKADEYRKEIQKTFRAGTIYAGTSQPVTHLDILHQRYQEDKTLIYKCENKVCNLPTSDLTHI; translated from the coding sequence ATGAGAAGCAATAAATTAATTCACGAAACCAGTCCATACCTTTTACAGCATGCACACAATCCAGTTGATTGGTCTCCTTGGTCGGACGAAGCATTTGCAAAAGCCCGTAAAGAGGATAAATTGATTCTCATAAGCATTGGTTATTCTGCCTGCCATTGGTGTCATGTAATGGAGCATGAATCATTCGAAGATGACGAGGTTGCTGCATTGATGAATAAGCATTTTATCTGTATTAAAGTCGACAGGGAAGAAAGACCTGATGTGGATCAAATTTACATGGAAGCCGTTCAGATGATTAGTGGCAGGGGTGGATGGCCTTTAAATTGTTTTGCCTTGCCCGATGGAAAGCCGGTTTGGGGTGGAACCTATTTCCCGCAGGAACAATGGAAACAAGTGCTTACATCATTAAGTAACATTTATCAGAATGAACGCCCAAAACTTCTTGATCAGGCGAGACATCTTACTGAAGGCATTCAACAACACGATTTTCCAGAATTATCAATACTCCCGAAAACAGCTGATGAAGAAACAATCATAAAAAATTTAAATGCTCACTTTGACTTGATAAATGGCGGCTTTGGGTCCGCACCGAAATTTCCAATGCCGGTTGCTTTAAACCTTGCTCTTCAATGGGGTTATTTAAATAAGAATAATGACTTACCAGGTTTTAGTTTTCTGACTTTAGATAAAATGGCTAATGGAGGCATTTACGATCAGGTGGGTGGCGGATTTGCCCGTTATTCGGTTGATGATCATTGGTTTGCTCCTCACTTCGAAAAGATGCTATACGACAATGCTCAATTGGTTAGTTTGTATAGCATTGCCTATCAGATAACCGAAAACGAAGACTACAAACGAATTGTTTCAGAAACCATAGGATTCACTTTACATGAATTAACATCTACTGAAGGAGCTTTTTACTCAGCTTTGGATGCTGATAGTGAAGGTGTAGAAGGAAAGTTTTATACCTGGAGATATGATGATCTAAAAGCTATTATTGGCGATGACGAGCATTTTTACAAGTACTTTAACATTCGTATGAATGGTAATTGGGAAGACGGTTTAAACATTTTGCACAGCAGTATTAACAGAAAAGATTATGCAAAAAATGCAGGTATCGATCCTCTAAAATTTGAACAAGACCTGCAGACAAAACTTGAACTTCTTCTACAACAGCGTATCAGTCGAATCAGACCGGGTTTGGACGATAAAATATTAACTGCATGGAACAGCCTTATGATTTCGGCATTATGTGATGCCTATAAGACATTGGGCCGTGAAGATTATTTGCAATCTGCAGAGAAGGCACTTAATTATTTACTTAATGTCACCTTGCAAAAAGATGGATCACTTCACCGAACATCAAAAAATGGGTTTAGTAAAATAACAGGTTTTCTAGATGACTATGCTTTTCTTATTCAAGCTTTAATAAATACTTATCAGGTTACTTTTAACGAAAAGTATATTCAACAAGCCCTTTCGCTATGCCAATATGTGATGGATCATTTTTATGATGACGCAAACGGTATTTTTTACTATACCTCATCTAAAGGGGAAACATTAGTTGCCCGAAAAACTGAGATTCAGGACAATGTAATACCTTCTTCTGTTGGAACCATGGTTCAGAACCTTATTCATCTTTCTCAATTAATGCATCTACCAGATTACGAAACGATCGCTGAAATGCTGATATCTAAACTTTATGAGCAGGCTGAAAAGAATCCTGTGTATTATGCACAATGGGCATTGTTAAGTTTACTTCAAAACAAACGACAGGAAATTGTAATCTGCGGTGAAAAGGCTGATGAGTATAGAAAAGAGATTCAAAAAACATTTAGGGCAGGAACAATTTATGCCGGAACCAGTCAACCTGTAACCCATTTAGATATTCTACACCAGAGATATCAAGAAGATAAAACACTCATTTATAAATGTGAAAATAAAGTATGTAATCTACCCACAAGTGACCTAACCCATATTTAA
- a CDS encoding DUF2007 domain-containing protein, giving the protein MSDPNNEKLVIVFSGLPMDAQKIKQLLINHNIEASVLNGYTSTIAPHIVPEASVMIHEKDRDEAESLLKYLSLNN; this is encoded by the coding sequence ATGAGTGACCCTAACAATGAAAAGTTGGTGATTGTATTCTCAGGACTACCAATGGATGCCCAAAAGATCAAACAGTTATTGATCAATCATAATATAGAAGCAAGTGTTTTAAACGGCTATACGAGTACTATTGCTCCGCACATTGTTCCCGAAGCAAGTGTTATGATTCACGAAAAGGATAGGGATGAAGCTGAATCTTTATTGAAATATTTAAGTCTGAATAATTAA
- a CDS encoding BlaI/MecI/CopY family transcriptional regulator, with product MITLTKAEENIMQILWDLDKGFVKDIQAQFPDPKPPYNSVSTIVRVLVKKEIVGFTKYGGTYEYFPLVSKEEYRSGQMKRLVNNYFNNSFKQVVNFFSENKNLKTEEVNEVIRMLEELKQKKNG from the coding sequence ATGATTACTTTAACAAAAGCGGAAGAGAATATTATGCAGATTCTTTGGGATCTCGATAAAGGATTTGTGAAAGATATTCAGGCTCAGTTTCCAGACCCGAAACCTCCTTACAATAGTGTTTCTACGATTGTAAGAGTATTAGTTAAGAAGGAAATTGTTGGCTTTACAAAGTATGGCGGTACCTACGAGTATTTTCCATTGGTATCGAAAGAAGAATACCGTAGCGGTCAAATGAAACGCCTGGTTAATAATTACTTTAACAACTCTTTTAAACAAGTAGTCAATTTTTTTTCTGAAAATAAAAACCTCAAAACAGAAGAAGTAAATGAAGTAATACGAATGCTTGAAGAACTTAAACAAAAGAAAAATGGCTAA
- a CDS encoding S41 family peptidase, protein MKNFVRMPKVKWTAAIAVVFVMLFGLYSFNDDKRNFEIIKNLDIYYTLFRELNSYYVDETQPEKLITTSINEMLESLDPYTTYIPESDMEDFRFMTTGEYAGIGSLISKRGEHVVIAEPYEGFPAAKAGLLAGDKILEIDGKNMVGKSTPDVSDLLKGPANTSLKIKVDRPGEKKPLTFELTREKIQINAVPYYGMVDDETGLIILNNFTQDCAREVEKAFLDLRDRQGAKNVILDLRANPGGLLDEAVKIVNLFVPQGMEVVSTRGKVKQWDKTYNATRQPIDTVMPLAVLISRGSASASEIVSGALQDLDRAVIIGQRSFGKGLVQTTRNLSYNAKLKLTTAKYYIPSGRCIQALDYSNRNDDGSVGLVPDSLISEYNTLHGRKVYDGGGISPDILVDAPKYSNITFALVAQQVIFDYATEFAIENKNIAPANEFTVDDATYNKFIEFVKAKEGFKYTSRSQEKLKELIESAKREDYYSKAEDEFKNLENTLKLDVAKDLKLFKSEIEELMAMEITKRYYYQQGAILVGLQKDAELAKAKELLKNKSQYDGLLSGDVLSHAGDKRSMKN, encoded by the coding sequence ATGAAGAATTTTGTGAGAATGCCTAAAGTTAAGTGGACAGCTGCCATTGCTGTGGTCTTCGTAATGCTTTTTGGTTTATACAGTTTTAATGACGACAAACGCAATTTTGAAATCATTAAAAACCTTGATATTTACTACACTCTGTTTCGTGAATTAAACAGCTATTATGTAGATGAAACACAACCAGAAAAACTGATTACCACAAGTATCAACGAGATGCTTGAATCATTGGACCCTTACACAACCTATATCCCTGAATCGGACATGGAAGATTTCCGGTTTATGACAACAGGTGAATATGCTGGTATCGGATCACTGATCTCAAAAAGAGGTGAACATGTTGTAATCGCCGAACCCTACGAAGGTTTTCCTGCTGCCAAAGCTGGTTTGCTTGCCGGTGATAAAATTCTTGAAATTGATGGTAAAAACATGGTTGGCAAAAGCACTCCTGATGTAAGTGATTTACTTAAAGGTCCTGCCAACACTTCATTAAAAATAAAAGTAGATCGACCGGGCGAGAAAAAACCATTAACATTTGAATTAACCCGTGAGAAAATTCAGATTAATGCTGTTCCTTATTATGGAATGGTTGATGATGAAACAGGCTTAATTATCCTGAATAATTTCACCCAGGATTGTGCCCGCGAGGTTGAAAAAGCATTTCTTGATTTAAGAGACAGACAAGGTGCTAAAAACGTTATACTCGATTTACGTGCTAATCCGGGAGGTTTATTAGATGAGGCTGTTAAAATTGTCAATCTGTTTGTTCCTCAGGGCATGGAAGTGGTAAGTACCCGCGGAAAAGTGAAACAATGGGACAAAACATATAATGCAACCCGACAGCCTATCGATACAGTGATGCCTTTGGCTGTGCTTATCAGCAGAGGTTCAGCATCAGCTTCTGAAATTGTATCGGGTGCATTACAGGATCTAGATCGTGCGGTAATCATCGGACAACGTTCATTCGGAAAAGGGTTGGTACAAACCACCCGTAACTTATCGTATAATGCTAAATTAAAGCTTACAACAGCCAAATACTACATCCCTTCAGGCAGATGTATTCAGGCACTTGATTATTCAAACCGTAATGATGATGGCAGCGTAGGTCTTGTTCCGGATTCATTAATTTCGGAATATAACACATTACACGGACGTAAAGTATACGATGGCGGAGGCATATCACCTGATATCCTGGTTGATGCTCCCAAATATTCCAATATTACTTTTGCACTGGTTGCTCAGCAAGTGATTTTTGACTATGCCACAGAGTTTGCTATAGAAAACAAGAATATTGCTCCTGCAAACGAATTTACCGTAGATGATGCTACTTACAATAAGTTCATTGAATTTGTAAAAGCAAAAGAAGGATTTAAATACACATCTCGTTCTCAGGAGAAACTAAAAGAGTTGATCGAATCAGCTAAAAGAGAAGATTATTACTCAAAGGCTGAGGATGAATTTAAAAACCTTGAAAACACACTTAAGTTGGATGTTGCGAAAGACCTGAAGTTATTCAAAAGCGAGATTGAAGAATTGATGGCAATGGAAATTACCAAAAGATATTACTACCAGCAGGGAGCCATTTTGGTTGGTTTGCAAAAAGATGCAGAACTAGCTAAGGCTAAAGAATTGCTAAAAAACAAATCGCAATACGATGGTTTACTTAGTGGTGATGTTTTAAGTCATGCTGGAGATAAACGATCGATGAAGAATTAA
- a CDS encoding M56 family metallopeptidase → MAKFLIYLFESGLCLSLFYLGYIVFFRKETYFTFNRFYLLGSMILALTVPLISFPFDITNQGYLHETANGVRQFRNYYEHLIQLTDPGALADPMANITGSQTSNTSQIISKESIISISGILISIYILGVLFFTFRLFYLIGGIRKMLRRAKIQKDNGMNLVLINDEVPSFSFLKWIFVNPQILKPEEFEQVLTHEKVHVQHKHSVDLLLAHIMTIFQWFNPLTWRIQKSIKTCHEYIADRQVVQQGHGLFDYQSLLLSQLISIRSVELVNNFNLLSIKKRIAMMNKHKSGRWAQLKAIAVVPILLAAFFFFTDMTSRSEALNLQDEAATDTNELVGSWVSNETGINQIQFVEIKPEKLLAVTTVGNNSLNITDYKLETKKKKLILRDGDEVLKLDYIINNNKLTIDWGNKGKVDYLRKIENDSYTLMDEGFQKLNLPYATQLNPYKKEMILCTIFLSGDILTIDGKKCNFSELESILTKLRSSADQSKVDKMSVLLNIDKDARMKYVDMIKTALRNSNNLKLGYLARMEGKEGTDYMALFNLLPPLDAKWLEKEDIAKEGISLFEIGKKHNDFSKRLKEFTKSNTKYVMLYEYDNKTSYEDYIKTIDLVYKTINDNRKEAAFFYGKHYENLGYDEQKEYRKKYPITLTMKNLDEN, encoded by the coding sequence ATGGCTAAGTTTCTAATCTACCTGTTTGAATCGGGCTTATGTTTGAGCCTATTCTATCTTGGTTATATAGTGTTTTTTCGGAAAGAGACCTATTTCACCTTCAACCGGTTTTATTTACTGGGATCAATGATACTAGCTCTTACTGTACCACTTATTTCATTTCCATTTGATATAACCAACCAGGGTTATTTACACGAAACAGCTAATGGTGTTCGGCAGTTTAGAAATTATTACGAGCACCTGATTCAATTAACCGATCCGGGCGCTTTAGCCGACCCAATGGCTAATATTACAGGAAGTCAAACGAGTAATACCAGCCAAATCATATCGAAAGAATCAATCATTTCTATTTCAGGCATTCTGATAAGTATATATATTTTAGGAGTACTATTCTTCACCTTTCGCCTCTTTTATTTGATTGGAGGTATCAGAAAGATGCTGAGAAGAGCAAAAATTCAAAAGGACAATGGAATGAACCTGGTACTTATCAATGATGAAGTTCCATCATTCTCTTTTCTGAAATGGATTTTTGTAAATCCGCAAATACTTAAACCCGAAGAATTTGAACAAGTACTTACACATGAAAAAGTTCATGTGCAGCATAAACATTCAGTGGATTTGTTGCTCGCGCACATCATGACCATTTTTCAATGGTTTAATCCACTTACATGGCGCATACAGAAATCAATTAAAACGTGTCACGAGTATATTGCCGACCGTCAGGTTGTGCAGCAAGGACATGGTTTATTTGATTATCAGTCTCTATTACTGAGTCAGTTAATCAGCATTCGCTCAGTAGAGCTGGTCAATAATTTTAATTTATTATCAATTAAAAAACGAATAGCCATGATGAATAAACATAAATCAGGCAGATGGGCACAGTTAAAAGCCATTGCCGTAGTTCCTATACTTTTAGCTGCTTTCTTCTTCTTTACAGATATGACAAGCAGAAGTGAAGCGCTTAATCTACAAGATGAAGCTGCCACAGACACCAATGAATTGGTTGGTTCCTGGGTAAGCAATGAAACAGGTATTAATCAAATACAATTTGTTGAAATTAAGCCTGAAAAATTACTTGCTGTAACTACTGTAGGCAATAATTCTCTTAACATTACTGACTATAAACTTGAGACAAAAAAGAAAAAATTAATTCTTAGAGATGGCGATGAGGTTCTAAAGCTGGATTATATTATTAATAATAATAAACTGACAATAGACTGGGGCAACAAAGGAAAAGTAGATTATCTGCGAAAAATTGAAAACGACTCATATACTCTAATGGATGAAGGATTTCAAAAGTTAAATCTTCCTTATGCAACACAATTGAATCCATACAAAAAAGAGATGATCTTGTGTACCATCTTTTTAAGTGGTGATATACTTACAATAGATGGAAAAAAATGTAACTTCTCTGAACTCGAAAGTATTCTAACCAAGTTAAGAAGTTCTGCAGACCAGAGCAAAGTTGATAAAATGTCTGTGTTATTAAATATCGATAAAGATGCACGCATGAAATATGTTGATATGATCAAAACGGCTCTCAGAAATTCTAACAACCTAAAACTAGGCTATCTTGCTAGGATGGAGGGAAAAGAAGGAACTGATTACATGGCTCTGTTTAATTTACTTCCTCCCCTTGATGCCAAATGGTTGGAAAAAGAAGATATTGCTAAAGAAGGTATTTCCTTATTTGAAATAGGAAAAAAACATAATGACTTCTCCAAACGATTAAAAGAATTTACTAAGTCTAATACGAAATATGTAATGCTTTATGAGTATGATAACAAAACAAGCTATGAAGATTACATTAAAACAATTGATCTGGTATACAAAACAATAAATGACAACAGAAAAGAAGCGGCCTTCTTTTATGGAAAGCACTATGAAAACTTAGGTTATGACGAGCAGAAAGAGTATCGAAAAAAATATCCGATTACATTGACCATGAAAAATTTGGATGAAAACTAA
- a CDS encoding outer membrane beta-barrel protein: MNRYFLTSIFLFCLTTIWAQNESLTKIVTVTEDGMRTEVVVPGIKVEVDEFNDTITKITMGRKRFEVIDDHNRARLRMVRLPIEKFKGHWAGIDIGFNGYVTSDFSTGLPASANFMDLNQGKAVTFSINFLQYNISLQRNKNNFGLVMGSGISWYNYRTDSPYYFQKNAVTNITEGIPVADGISVSKNKIESTFINFPFLLEWQLPSSNDANRFFISAGPYAGFRLWGRTKMVYHEGGSRQKEKSKQDINVNPFQYGVMVRLGYRFIKLYGSYNFSTFYSTNKGPELYPYTVGITLLSF, encoded by the coding sequence ATGAACCGATATTTTTTAACTTCTATATTCTTGTTTTGCCTTACTACTATATGGGCTCAAAACGAATCGCTAACTAAAATAGTTACAGTCACTGAAGATGGAATGAGAACCGAGGTGGTGGTACCCGGCATTAAAGTTGAAGTGGATGAATTTAATGATACCATTACAAAAATTACGATGGGGCGTAAGCGCTTTGAGGTTATTGATGATCATAATCGTGCACGTCTTCGAATGGTTCGTTTACCTATCGAAAAATTTAAAGGCCATTGGGCTGGCATTGACATAGGATTTAACGGTTATGTGACCTCTGATTTTTCAACAGGTTTACCAGCCAGTGCAAACTTCATGGATTTAAACCAAGGCAAGGCAGTAACCTTTAGCATCAATTTCTTACAATACAATATTTCTTTACAACGAAATAAAAACAACTTTGGATTAGTGATGGGATCAGGTATCTCGTGGTATAATTACCGCACAGATAGCCCATACTATTTTCAGAAAAATGCGGTAACTAACATAACTGAAGGAATTCCGGTAGCTGATGGCATCAGTGTTTCGAAGAACAAGATTGAATCGACCTTTATTAATTTCCCTTTCCTACTTGAATGGCAATTGCCATCATCAAATGATGCAAATCGGTTCTTTATATCAGCAGGTCCATATGCAGGTTTCCGCTTATGGGGAAGAACCAAAATGGTTTACCATGAAGGAGGATCGCGTCAAAAAGAGAAAAGTAAACAAGATATCAATGTAAATCCATTTCAATATGGCGTAATGGTTCGATTGGGTTATCGATTTATTAAACTTTACGGATCCTATAATTTCTCAACCTTTTATTCAACAAATAAAGGTCCTGAGCTATATCCTTACACTGTTGGAATAACTTTATTAAGTTTCTAA
- a CDS encoding DUF5723 family protein, whose product MKVLYKRLFNLILFTVMGVNVGAQQNLTLFLMHDLPQANFVNPAVTPECPMVIGVPALSSFHFNYSNTAFAAKDLFSSVNDSLYFNPDAAINNAHGQELLAIGNHYTPLYFGMWLKGSYWTFALTEKVYTYNTMNQNTAKLLWEGNYPAFTGSSASLSGLRLNVNHYREYAVGWAKQTGERFQMGIRGKLLFGKGNVYTPVTKGGLYTNDRNFALDVNLDSRVNTSFPVEVTTDEEGYVTDIAVQEDIDWLKYMMNNRNLGLGVDFGFIYKLNSRMTLSGSLLDIGFINWTSDVNNFESAGSFQYSGTDSGSDFDNPNYISNITDSLQNMFVPQPTSSGYISPLVPQMYVGLTRVLTDHINAGAVIRNEFYRNRFHSSLTLSANTFNYKILNGSLSYSVMNGDYFNVGTGIGAKLGVIHIHAISDNLFSFFNLSEARGVNLRFGISIIPSCDSNNKNRMPNKGIQALPCYYNPFTKEKRNWK is encoded by the coding sequence ATGAAGGTTCTTTATAAAAGATTATTCAACCTGATTCTTTTCACAGTTATGGGAGTTAATGTTGGAGCTCAACAAAACTTAACTCTATTTCTGATGCATGATCTGCCACAGGCAAATTTTGTAAATCCTGCTGTAACTCCGGAATGTCCTATGGTTATTGGAGTACCAGCATTATCCTCTTTCCATTTTAATTATTCCAATACTGCATTTGCGGCAAAGGATCTTTTCAGTAGTGTAAACGATTCTCTTTATTTCAATCCTGATGCTGCTATTAATAATGCGCATGGACAGGAGCTTCTTGCTATAGGAAACCATTATACACCTTTGTATTTTGGGATGTGGCTAAAAGGTTCATACTGGACATTTGCATTGACTGAAAAGGTGTATACTTATAATACAATGAATCAGAATACTGCAAAACTGTTATGGGAAGGTAATTATCCGGCATTCACTGGTAGCAGTGCATCGTTAAGCGGGTTGCGGTTAAATGTGAATCATTATCGTGAGTATGCTGTTGGATGGGCGAAACAAACGGGTGAAAGATTTCAGATGGGAATAAGAGGTAAATTGCTTTTTGGAAAAGGTAATGTTTATACTCCGGTTACCAAGGGAGGTTTATACACTAATGATCGAAATTTTGCTCTGGATGTAAATCTGGATTCGAGAGTAAATACTTCTTTTCCTGTAGAAGTAACAACCGATGAAGAAGGATATGTTACTGATATAGCAGTACAAGAAGATATTGATTGGTTAAAATATATGATGAACAATCGAAACCTGGGACTGGGAGTTGATTTTGGATTTATCTACAAACTAAATTCCCGGATGACCTTATCAGGGAGCTTACTTGATATTGGTTTTATCAACTGGACAAGTGATGTTAATAATTTTGAATCGGCGGGATCATTTCAATATAGCGGAACAGATAGTGGGAGTGACTTTGATAATCCAAATTATATTTCGAATATCACGGATAGTTTGCAAAACATGTTTGTGCCTCAACCAACCTCCTCTGGTTACATCTCACCACTGGTTCCCCAAATGTATGTTGGATTAACCAGAGTATTAACAGATCATATTAATGCCGGAGCGGTTATTCGCAATGAGTTTTATCGTAACCGATTTCACTCATCTTTAACTTTATCAGCAAATACCTTCAATTATAAAATATTGAATGGATCACTTTCATATTCTGTTATGAATGGGGATTATTTTAATGTGGGTACTGGTATAGGTGCTAAGTTAGGAGTAATTCACATTCATGCCATTTCAGACAACCTTTTCTCGTTTTTTAACTTGAGTGAAGCACGAGGAGTTAACCTGCGTTTTGGTATCAGTATTATTCCATCATGCGATTCTAATAATAAAAACAGGATGCCAAATAAAGGAATTCAGGCATTACCATGTTACTATAATCCATTCACAAAAGAGAAACGCAACTGGAAATAA
- a CDS encoding acyl-CoA dehydrogenase family protein: MFKAAEVKEKVESAFDGLLNELKEKMKSVYHQRSKVDDLAIKRGMPPFVMREIMSVNPFSAIIPKEYGGLGGDVKESIALMSAASYESLALSLTFGINMALFLQPVLKAGQKESKAEVMKRFVEKSNMGGLMITEPDFGSDALSMRTHYKDNGSYYNLKGTKHWAGLTGWADYWLLTARKDTGDGQLARDIDFFVCDVTQPDQHIVVEEYFENLGLYQIPYGRNKIDVEIPKVQKLEPEQSGVKMMLDLLHRSRMSFPGMAMGFIQRMLDEAIKHCQQRFVGGKSLLNYDQVQQRLAELQSRFTICSAMCVNSSGKAGLQNDLSGIGIEANSVKSIATDMMQAASQTLLQLVGAKGYRLNHIAGRSTVDSRPFQIFEGSNDMLYSQISEGVLKLMRKTKLDNLFEFIKDFHLTQKASEMVKDLINFKIDLNMPQRKMVELGQVVGRIVCVDQVLELSNKGFDNNLTNNAIEYLRQEITGILSSFKYANSVQVIEDYKSESNWLNFA, from the coding sequence ATGTTTAAGGCAGCAGAGGTAAAAGAAAAAGTTGAAAGTGCATTTGATGGGCTTTTAAACGAATTAAAAGAGAAAATGAAAAGTGTTTATCATCAGCGATCAAAGGTTGATGATTTGGCCATCAAACGGGGAATGCCCCCTTTTGTGATGCGCGAGATTATGTCGGTAAATCCGTTTTCAGCAATTATACCAAAAGAATATGGAGGATTAGGCGGTGATGTAAAAGAAAGTATTGCTCTGATGAGTGCTGCATCTTACGAATCACTTGCTTTATCCTTAACGTTTGGAATCAACATGGCTTTGTTCTTACAACCGGTATTAAAAGCCGGACAGAAAGAAAGCAAAGCAGAAGTAATGAAACGTTTTGTTGAAAAAAGCAACATGGGTGGCTTAATGATTACGGAGCCCGATTTTGGAAGTGATGCTTTGAGTATGAGGACTCATTATAAGGATAATGGTTCGTATTATAATCTAAAAGGAACCAAGCATTGGGCCGGACTAACCGGTTGGGCAGACTATTGGCTTTTAACAGCCCGTAAAGATACAGGAGATGGCCAATTGGCCCGCGACATCGATTTTTTTGTTTGTGATGTTACTCAACCCGATCAACATATTGTTGTGGAAGAGTATTTCGAGAATTTAGGTTTGTATCAAATACCTTATGGCAGAAATAAGATTGATGTTGAAATACCCAAAGTTCAAAAGTTAGAACCAGAACAGTCGGGTGTGAAGATGATGCTTGATCTGTTGCACCGGAGTCGTATGTCATTTCCGGGTATGGCAATGGGTTTTATTCAGCGCATGCTGGATGAGGCTATCAAACACTGTCAGCAGCGATTTGTAGGAGGTAAAAGCTTACTAAATTATGATCAGGTTCAACAGCGTTTGGCTGAATTGCAATCACGATTTACAATTTGTTCGGCTATGTGTGTTAATAGTAGTGGTAAGGCAGGTTTGCAAAACGATCTTTCGGGAATTGGTATTGAAGCCAACAGTGTGAAAAGTATTGCTACTGATATGATGCAGGCGGCATCTCAAACCTTGCTTCAGTTGGTAGGAGCGAAGGGGTATCGTTTGAATCACATTGCCGGTCGATCAACGGTTGATAGTCGTCCATTTCAGATTTTTGAAGGATCAAACGATATGTTGTATTCCCAAATATCAGAAGGGGTGCTAAAATTGATGCGAAAAACCAAATTGGATAATTTATTTGAGTTCATCAAGGATTTTCATCTTACCCAAAAAGCAAGTGAAATGGTGAAAGATCTAATCAATTTTAAAATTGATTTAAATATGCCTCAGCGAAAGATGGTGGAATTAGGACAGGTTGTGGGACGTATTGTATGTGTTGATCAGGTACTGGAGTTGAGTAATAAAGGTTTCGACAATAATTTAACGAATAATGCCATCGAATATCTTCGTCAGGAAATAACCGGGATATTATCTTCGTTTAAGTACGCAAATTCGGTGCAGGTTATCGAAGATTATAAATCAGAAAGTAACTGGCTCAATTTTGCATAA